The bacterium genome includes the window CAAAGAGGAAAAGGCACAATAAGATTCATAAGCGAACAAAGGGATATTGGGAAGCTAGAAAAAATTGGTATAAGCTTGCAAAGGAGGCAAATGTGAAAGCAGGTGTATATGCCTATTCCCATAGACGCTTAAGAAAAAGGGAGATGAGGCGTCTTTGGATATTAAGGATAAACATAGCTTTACGGCTTTATGGTCTTACCTATAGCAAATTTATAAATATGCTTTCAAAGAAGGGAATTGAGCTTAATAGAAAAATATTGGCTGAGATGGCTGTTAAAGACAAAGAGGGCTTTAAACAGCTAATAGAGAGGGTGAAGTAAATGCCAAGAAAGAGAAATTATAGTAGACCACCCAGAAGGATGGTAGATCCTATATATCAAAGCCCCTTGGTTTCCCATTTCATCAATTGTGTAATGAGAAGGGGTAAGAAAAGCTTAGCTCAAGCAATAGTCTATAACGCCTTTGATATTATAAAAGATAGGCTTAACAAAGACCCTCTAGCAATATTTAAAACAGCAATTGAGAATGTCCGTCCCAGGGTTGCGGTTAAGCCAAGAAGGGTTGGTGGTGCAACATATCAGGTTCCTATGGCTGTCCCTGAGAATAGGAGCATATTCCTTGCCTTTAAATGGATAATCCAAAATGCAAAGGCAAAAAAGGGAAAGCCAATGAATGAGAAGCTTGCTCTGGAGCTTATTGATGCCTCAAACAATACCGGTGCCTCGGTAAAGAAGAAACAGGATACCCACAAAATGGCAGAGGCAAACAAGGCATTTTCTCACTATCGCTGGTAATGCTTGCCTTAATCACAGGAGGAAGTAGGGGGATTGGAAGGGCAATTATAGAAAGGCTTTCTTCAAATTATAGAATAGCAAATTTTGATCTAGAACCTCCAAAAGAGCCAGTTAAAGATGAAATTTTCCTTAAATGTGATATAACCTCATCAAGCGAAATAAAAGAGGGGATAGAAAAGATAATAAAAAAGGTAGGAACAATTGATCTTTTGGTTAACAATGCTGGAATAACAAGGGATGGGCTATTGATGAGAATGTCTGATGATGATTGGGACAGGGTTTTGGATATAAACCTTAAGGGTGCATTCCTTTGTTCCCGTGAGGTTTCAAAGATTATGATAAAGCAAAGAAGGGGAAAAATAATAAACATCTCCTCAATAATCGGGATAATGGGGAATATTGGCCAAGCAAATTATGCTGCATCAAAGGGTGGGCTGATTGCCTTAACAAAGAGCTTAGCAAAAGAGCTGGCAGGAAGGAATATCACGGTAAATGCCATTGCACCAGGCTTTATAGATACAGAGATGACCCAAAAATTAAGTGATGAAATGAAAAATAGGATAATTGAAAAGATTCCCCTTAAAAGGTTTGGAAAGCCAGAAGATATTGCAAGCCTCGTTTCCTTTCTCGCCTCAGATGATGCCTCATATATCACAGGAGAGGTAATCACCATTGATGCCGGGCTTTCTATTTCGCTTTGAAAAAATCCACAATTGGTATAACCATTGGCGATCCCTCTGGCATAGGGCCTGAGGTTGTTTTAAAAGCCCTTTCTACTAACATTACCCAAAAGGCTAATTTTATTGTAATTGGAGACAAAAGAATAATTTCTACAAACAAGGCAGAAATTTTAGACCTTAAGAATATCAATCCTAAAACCCTTGTAATGGGAAAGCCATCGGCTGAAACAGGAAGGGCATCCCTGGATTACATAATGGAGGCATTCAAGCTCATAAAGGAGAAAAAAATTGATGCGATGGTTACCGCACCCATATGTAAATCTGCAATCCATAAGGCTGGATATAGCAAATTTATTGGTCATACCGAGATACTTGCCCATCTTTCTAAAAGAAAGGTTGGGATGATGTTTACCGCAGGAGATTTAAGGGTTGTCCTTGCAACAATCCATATTCCCTTATCAAGGGTTTGTAGGATGATTACAGAAAAAAGGATTTATGAGACAATAAAACTTAGCCATCAAAGCTTAAGGGAGCATTTTAAAATAAAAGAGGCAAAGATTTGTGTGCTTGGGCTTAACCCTCATAGCGGAGAGGATGAAATAATGGGAAGGGAAGAGGCAAGGATAAAAGATGCAATCCTTAAGGCAGAAAGCGAAGGGATAAATGTATCTGGTCCCTTTCCACCCGATACAGCATTCTTAAAAAAGGGCTTTGATTGCTTTATTACGATGTATCACGACCAGGGGCTTATTCCCCTTAAATTGCTTGCATTTGACAGAGCGGTAAATTTAACCATAGGCCTTCCATTTATAAGAACCTCCCCTGACCATGGCTGTGCATTTGACATTGCAGGCAAAAATAAGGCAAATCCGAATAGCATGATTAGCTCAATTGAGCTTGCAATAAAGCTTTGTAATGGTTGAGCCTTGCTAAACACATGCCTTTATTTTTATGGCATCTATTACATCTATAGCCCTCTTTACTCCAGCTACATCGTGAACCCTTACAATATTTGCACCTTTTAAAATAGAGTAGCAAACAGCCGCTAGGGTTCCCTCAAATCTTTCTGAGGTAGGAAGATTTAATATTTGGCCAATAAAGGATTTTCTTGAGACGCCAATCAATATAGGCTTTTTCAAAGCCTTGAATCTATTCAATCCCTTGATTATCTTTAGATTATGGGGTAATGTCTTTCCAAAGCCAATCCCAGGGTCGATAATTATTTGCGAGATTCCAGAGCCTTCAGCAATTTTTATCCCCTCTCTAAGGTAGGCCATAATCTCGGAAAATAGGTCTTGGTAGGTTGGATTATTTTGCATATCCTTTGGCCTTCCCTTGATATGCATAATCACACAACCGGCATTAAATCTTGCAATTACCTCAGCCATATTAGGAGAAAAACGAAGCCCGCTTATGTCATTGATCATATTTGCACCCTCCTTAAGGCACTCCTCAGCCACCCTTGAAGAATATGTATCTATAGAAATTGGTAATTTAATCCTTCCCGCCAGGGCTTTTAGAACAGGAAGGATTCTCTTGAGCTCCTCCTTTTCTGATACCGGTGTGCTTCCTGGCCGGGTTGATTGGCCTCCAATGTCAATAATATCTGCCCCCTCCTCTTTCATCTTAAAGCTCTGCTCAATTGCCTTTTTTGGCTCTAGGTATAATCCCCCATCAGAGAATGAATCGGGGGTTACATTGAGGATGCCCATAATATAGGTTTTTTCGGAAAGGTCAAGGGTATATTTCCCTAGTGTAAGCTTCAATGTAGGTGTATTATAGTTAATTCCATAACGCTTTACAAAATGTATGTGTTTAGATAATCTTAAGGAAAACTTTATAAAATTATGAATTTTGAATGTTGAATTTTGANNNNNNNNNNAAAATTTAGAATTCAAAATTTTATAAAACTTAACCTTTTTCAATTCAAAATTCAAAATTTAGAATTCAAAATTTCTTAAATACTATTTTTGCACTAAGTAATGGAAGATACTATAAATTTTTATCCCCTTTCAATTTGCAATTATTTTTTAATATTAAGGATATAGTTATGACTAGAGGGTCCCTCTGTTCCTGCGTTATTTGATACCTCAATAAGGAAATTTCCCTTTCCAGACCAGGCTATCCTTGCTGTTTTTATACCCTTTGTTTGGGCTAAAAGCTTAAGCTTTTCATTATACAGCTTTAATGAGGGTGATAGGTTTGATTTTTCATCAGAGGATGTAATTTCAATCTCAAATGTTCCATAATTTTCCATTACAAGCTTATACCAATCAACATCAACCGGCTTTACAGGAAGACCATCCCAAATAGAGGCATCTACTTTGCCTCTTAAGACAATAGTGGCTGATGAAGGGTCATTATTTCGTTCATATCTATCAGGAGGAAGGGGAATTTCTCCCTTTTGAAAGATATAAGAAAGAAAGAGGGAGTTCTTATTTACAAGAATTGTAGGAGCCCTTTTTTCTCCCCCTGGTCTTTTTAATGTAACCTCTATTTCTATATCATCTTCCAACAGGTTGATATAGAAATTTTGGGATATGGTTATCTTGTTCCTGCCTGAATCCATAAGCCCTATTATTCCACCAACCTCAGGAGATATTGCACCTGTCCTTGGGTTATATGTAGAGATAGAAAGCTCTGGTGTATAGGGAGATGGCCAGGTTTCGCTTGTTAAGCCCTTTTCATAAACATTACAGGATATATTTACTGTAATAAATGGCCTTCCCAAAGAGAGATTTGTATCTAGGGGATACCCCTTTGGAACAACAAATTTCCATTTTGCAAAGGTCTCCTCTTCTCCCTGAAGGGATACACCCAATTTAGCTTTTTTCCCATTTGATGTGAAAGAAATGGGGGTAAGAATCATTGTTCTACAAGCCTTGTTTTTGCAATCTATTCCATTTTGATGGCCAAAGAGGCAAAGAGGC containing:
- the rplT gene encoding 50S ribosomal protein L20, with protein sequence MRVKSSVTKRKRHNKIHKRTKGYWEARKNWYKLAKEANVKAGVYAYSHRRLRKREMRRLWILRINIALRLYGLTYSKFINMLSKKGIELNRKILAEMAVKDKEGFKQLIERVK
- the rpsG gene encoding 30S ribosomal protein S7, producing MPRKRNYSRPPRRMVDPIYQSPLVSHFINCVMRRGKKSLAQAIVYNAFDIIKDRLNKDPLAIFKTAIENVRPRVAVKPRRVGGATYQVPMAVPENRSIFLAFKWIIQNAKAKKGKPMNEKLALELIDASNNTGASVKKKQDTHKMAEANKAFSHYRW
- the fabG gene encoding 3-oxoacyl-[acyl-carrier-protein] reductase; the encoded protein is MLALITGGSRGIGRAIIERLSSNYRIANFDLEPPKEPVKDEIFLKCDITSSSEIKEGIEKIIKKVGTIDLLVNNAGITRDGLLMRMSDDDWDRVLDINLKGAFLCSREVSKIMIKQRRGKIINISSIIGIMGNIGQANYAASKGGLIALTKSLAKELAGRNITVNAIAPGFIDTEMTQKLSDEMKNRIIEKIPLKRFGKPEDIASLVSFLASDDASYITGEVITIDAGLSISL
- the pdxA gene encoding 4-hydroxythreonine-4-phosphate dehydrogenase PdxA yields the protein MKKSTIGITIGDPSGIGPEVVLKALSTNITQKANFIVIGDKRIISTNKAEILDLKNINPKTLVMGKPSAETGRASLDYIMEAFKLIKEKKIDAMVTAPICKSAIHKAGYSKFIGHTEILAHLSKRKVGMMFTAGDLRVVLATIHIPLSRVCRMITEKRIYETIKLSHQSLREHFKIKEAKICVLGLNPHSGEDEIMGREEARIKDAILKAESEGINVSGPFPPDTAFLKKGFDCFITMYHDQGLIPLKLLAFDRAVNLTIGLPFIRTSPDHGCAFDIAGKNKANPNSMISSIELAIKLCNG
- the folP gene encoding dihydropteroate synthase; this translates as QNSTFKIHNFIKFSLRLSKHIHFVKRYGINYNTPTLKLTLGKYTLDLSEKTYIMGILNVTPDSFSDGGLYLEPKKAIEQSFKMKEEGADIIDIGGQSTRPGSTPVSEKEELKRILPVLKALAGRIKLPISIDTYSSRVAEECLKEGANMINDISGLRFSPNMAEVIARFNAGCVIMHIKGRPKDMQNNPTYQDLFSEIMAYLREGIKIAEGSGISQIIIDPGIGFGKTLPHNLKIIKGLNRFKALKKPILIGVSRKSFIGQILNLPTSERFEGTLAAVCYSILKGANIVRVHDVAGVKRAIDVIDAIKIKACV